The window CGGATAATGGCAGAAAACTAAATGCCACTCTTGGAGGACTTGCTGGTCAGGGGATTAACTATGCCTTGGGAAACGATTTTACTATTAATTTATTGAATTTGGACATGTTTAGCAAATCGGATAATATTAATGCCGGCCTTTTGGAGATGCATTTTGGGCAGGATGGAACATATATGCAGATTGGAATGGGCGGGGTTGATCTGGGAGCTAAATCTTTTGTTAGCTCAGTCAAGGGGCTTGAAGCCTGGAAAGTAAATGGTCAGTTATTATTTTCGTCCAATGCGCAAGTTAAAAAATATGCCAGTCAAATGAGGACTTTATATTCTGATGCGGAGCAAACCAGGCAGGAATATGATAATTTCTTGATAGGAAAAACGAAAATTGTTGAAGACAATCGGGATTATACTCAAAGCATATATAATGAAACTACGGGAATTAAAACAATTTATCTTGGGACTGATGCACAAAACGATGGCAGCCGTTTTGGATTGAATGTAATTCTTGCACATGAAGCGTACCGGGATGGGATTATTGGTAATAAAGCGCAGCAGAAATTTGAAACCCAAAATGCTGTTATTGGGCATATGGAAACGGCTTCGGCGATACTAAATACTTATGGTTATGGGTTAGGGCTTAATGCGACTTTGGAGGGTTTTATTTATGATTACCTTTTGAAAACCGATAATATAGGCGGGATTGCCAATTATGCAGGGATGTATGATAGTTCCGCAGATTATTGGAAATTATTAAATAATGGCAATCTTATGTATGATGGATTTGCAACCTTAAGAGATGAGGAAGGAAACATAATCAGAAGCGCCAAAAGCATGGGTGTATCCGATACTGCTATAGAAAGTGCACTGCTTAAAATTTTGGGATTTGATTCGCCGACAAAAGAAATGACAAATGCAGTTAGACAGTTAATGGTTTATTCAGGTTTAGTTCATTCCAATAGCGAAAATTCCGATGAATGGTATTGGCAGGGTGATCGTGAAGTGAGGTTTGGGGATAATTTGGATAATTATTATACCGCATACACCAATATAAATGAATTGAATGAAGGAGCAATAGTATATTTATCATCAATTTATAGTTTGTATAATAATTTGCAGGTTGATAAAAAAGTAATTAGCAGCTTTATTAGTAAAACATATGGGTCCTCTGTCAGTTTTATAAATCATGCAGAAATCGGCGATAATTTGAAAATAGCAAGAGAAATGCTATCTGAAATATATGATTATAAACAACTGCAAATGATAGGATATAACAAAGGTTTATTTGCACAGAGCTTATTAGATGGTATTAATTTAGATTCAATGGTTGACGGAATTGCCAATAGATCCCAAGGATTTGAGGCCACCTTAGGTCCGCAAAAGTTAAAAAGCAGCTCAATTCCCAATGCTGATACACTAGAGGAAGACCACACCGGAATTGATTATGGCCCAGGCGGAAAAAATGTTTATGTTCCCGGTGGATATTGGAAATTAATTGATACTTTTAAAGATAAGGCGTATTTTCAATTATATGGCAGTGATCTAAAAATGAAAATCCAACACTTAAATCCTGATGAAGTAAAAAAATTAGTCCTAGGTTCATTTTTTGGAATTAATAATAATAACATAATATCATATCCGACAGAATCATATGGCAGTGGTACTAATGCTCATATTCATATTGATATGACAATGTCCTTGCCATATAATGGTTATTATACAAGGCAGTTTGTAGATCCCGATACGTTAAAGATTGGCAATAAGTTTGATTATAAGTTAATCTACAAAAACTATAAAGGGGATATAATCCCTGATGCTCCCACACAATATTATAGGTATTAAGGAAATCGCCATGATTATATTATCATTTATAATGAATTTAATGATTACTTTTTCCTGCTTAACAAATGAGGACAATAAAGGTTATGTTGGTAATTTATATAAAATGATTGAGATATTCATAAAAAAACCAATAATTAGTTTGCCAACTAAATATTTAGAAAATTATTCTTTAGATGACCTAATAGGAAAATGGTATCTTTTAAAAGAAGAAAGTGATGAAGATGACAATATACATAAAAGCTATTCATATTATTGTATTTATAAAAGTGATAATGTTTATAAATTTGAAGAAAAGTACTATAGCAGTATTTATCATGGAGTTTTATTTATCGATTCTAATGGACTATATACTTTCAAATATGAAAATAATCACTATAGTTATATAATAGGTCCTCCAAGATTTACTATAGACGGAAAATTAGCAATTTTAATTGGTGAAGATATTCCAACAGGTTTCTATCAAAAAGTGGAATAATTAATATATCCCGAATGCTTCTATGCGTTCGGGATATATAGTTTAAATCTTTGGAATGACTTCCCTAAGTAAATTAGTCACCCTCGCCGCATTTTCCGCAAATACTTTGGAAATAGCTTCCCAGGTGACAGGCTCCTCGTCGATGCGCCAGGAATCGTAGTCTGTGCTCATAGCAATTGCAGCATAAGGGATGCCAATTTCATTTGCAAGAACGGTTTCAGTTGAGATAGACATGTTTATAATATCCGCACCCCAGGCACGGAACATTTGGGATTCTGCACGGGTGGAGAATCGGGGGCCTTCAATGGTAACAACTGTGCCTTTATTGTGGAATGCATATTTTTGACTGACGCATCCTTCAACAAGAAGCTTGCGAAGCCTGATATCATAAGGATCGGCCATAGGGCAATGGATCACTTTTTGAGGCTCGAAGGATTCATAAAAGGACATTTTGCGTTGTTTGGTAAAATCGATAAATTGATCAATGACAATTAAGTCCCCTCGGTGGATTTCTTCCCTAAGGGAGCCTACAGCTGTGGTGGCCAAAATGTGGGTACACCCTGCAGACTTGAGGGCGGCTATATTGGCCCGGAAATTAACCTGGGTTGGAGGTATGGTATGTTCCCGGCCATGGCGGGCAAGGAGAATAACTTCAATGTCGCCTATACTGCCCCTTTTAAGAGGCGAGGATGGATCGCCATAAGGGGTGGGGAAAATTTCATCCCTTGAGTTTGAGAATATATCCGGGTTATCGAGGCCGCTGCCTCCTATGATTCCTATTACCGCCATACTGATTCCTCCTTAATGATATTTATTATAGAACGCCTGAATTAAATCGAATGCTTTTTCAGGGCTGCTGCTATAGGCAATGACCCCTTCGTCATGGCCTGCAAGAGCTATAATTCCTTCTGGCTTCCTCAAATCATTGATAGTCTGGGCAATTGCCATAGCGATTTCCGGCGAACCGTATTCTGCACTGGCCGGAGTTGCCGGGAATTTGTCTTTAAGCATGCCATCGAATATTTTTCTGTCATGAATATGGATTACGCTTTTGGCTTCCTGGCAGGATTCATAGATAGCGCCATGGGTCATGGATTCAGACGAAGCTTGTATCGGGCCTGTGGAGGCAATGCTGTTGGCTGCAATATCAACTGAGGTTACAAGGCAATATTTATCGGCAGTAAGAACCTTATCGGCACCGGTGGAAGTCCCGCTGATGAAAAATTGATTGCCTTCTGTGCGTATGCTTACATTGCCGAAGCCTATGCCGTCAAGGCGGGCGCCCACTAAATTAAGATCGTGGAGTTTTGTACGCACGTTATTGAGGTTTTTCCAGAGAGGCGGTTCCATTGCAGACCCTGGGGTATGGATAGCCGAATATTTGACATATCCTTCATTGTTCATTTATTTCCTCCGGATATAATGATGATATTCCCTGTTCGGAGGCAGGGCATATTCCTCTTTCGGTAATAAGGCCGGTAATATACCGGTTTGGGGTTACATCAAAGCCCCAGTTGCGCGCGGGGGTTGTGTCGGGACAAATCTGCACGGTTTCAATCAGGCCATTCGCCGTTTTGCCTGACATAAAGCGGACTTCGGCAGCATCCCTTTCTTCTATGGGGATTTCTTTAATGCCGTCCCGCATTTTAAAATCGAAAGTTGAAGATGGCAGGGCAATGTAGAAGGGGACATTATTTTCTTTCGCTGCCAGGGCTTTAAGGTACGTGCCGATTTTATTTGCCGAATCACCCTTGCGAGTAACGCGGTCAGCTCCGGTGATAACCATATCCACAAGGCCGTGCTGCATCATATGACCACCGGCATTATCCGGGACAAGATCGTGGGGGACGCCATGTCCGCAAAGTTCCCATGCAGTAAGGCTTGCGCCCTGATTGCGGGGACGGGTTTCGTCAACCCAGACATGGACTTTTATTCCTGCGTCAAAAGCAGCGTAAACTGGAGAAAGGGCTGAACCATAATCCACAAAGGCAAGCCAGCCTGCATTGCAATGAGTCAGAATATTTACAGCCTCGCCGTTTCTTTTTGAGGAAATAGCTTTAATTGCTTCAAGGCCATGGAGGCCGATGTTTCTACAGGAGTCGGCATCGCTGTCCGCAATAACCTGGGCTTCAAGCCGGGCATTTTCGCGTTTTTGGAGAAGGTCGGCATTGCTCCTTAAAAGTTTTGCAAGCATGATATCCACAGCCCGGGCAAGATTGCTTGCGGTGGGACGGGTTTTCTTTAAGACTTCTGCCGATGCCTGAAGTTGTTGATCAAAATTCGATTCGTCCGCTTCAAGGGCAGCAAGGTACATGCCGTAGGCAGCAGCCGCCCCGATGAGGCCCGCGCCTCGGATATACATATCTTTTATAGCGCGGCGTATATCTTCAACAGTTTTGAGATCGAGGATTTCAAATTTAAAAGGCAGAACCTGCTGGTTGATTATTTGTACAATAGATGGATCTGATTCTTTCAGCCAAATAGTCCTGTAACGTTTTCCGTTAACGTTCATAAAATCTCCAGTCAGTAGTATACTGGAGAATCAGCCTTCGTTCCAGTGCCCGATTTTGCGTATCTTCAGGTTTCTATAGCGCACCAGTACCGAAGGGTTGCGGCCCGAAAGATCCTTGATATCCTTTAAAAGTATTTTCTTGATAGCTGCTGCGGATGCATTGGGATCGGTTTGGGCGCCGCCGGGCGGTTCTGTTATGACCCCATTAATTACATTGAAGTCAAGGAGATCGGAGCTTGTGATCCTGAACATGGCTGCTGCATCTTTTGCGCGGCCTGCGTCCCTGAGCAGAATGGATGCACAGCCTTCGGGGCTAATCACCGAGTAGATGGCATTTTCGAGCATGTAGATTTTGTCTCCTACGCAGAGGCCAAGGGCGCCGCCTGAACCTCCTTCGCCTATGATGACGCAAACCAGGGGAGTTTTAAGCTGGCTGAAATCGCGGAGGTTTCGGGCAATGGCCTCGCCTATCCCTCGTTCTTCGGCGCCGAGGCCGGGGTAAGCGCCTGCGGTATCAACAAAAGTGATGACGGGACGGTGGAATTTTTCAGCCTCTTTCGCAAGCCGCAGGGCTTTGCGGTAGCCTTCGGGGTTTGCCATGCCGTGGTTGCGGTGCATATTTTCTTTGAGGCTTCTGCCTTTTTGGTTCGCAATAATCGTAACAGGGCGACCGTCGAGGAAAGCGAGGCCTCCGATCATGGCGGGGTCGTCGCCAAAGGCACGGTCGCCGTGGAGTTCGGTGAAGTCCCTGAAAATACGATTGATATAATCCATGGAGTAGGGCCGGTCGGGGTGGCGGGCAAGCTCCACTCGTTTCCATGCAGTTTCGGTTTTAGAGCTTGCCTGTATTTTGGTTTCCAAAAGTTCCAGTTCTTCAGAAAGGTTAAGCCCCGATTCCTTAATGAGCTTTTTAAGCTCCGCTACCTTTTTTTCGATTGCCTGTATTTCCATTATTGTTCCTTGTGAAGATCAATGAGGCGGGAGATTATTTTTCTCTGATCCTTGCGGCTGACTATCATGTCCACAAAACCTTTTTCCAGCTGGAACTCTGCACGCTGGAACCCTTCGGGGAGGCTTTGGCGAATTGTGCCTTCAATTACCCTGGGGCCTGCAAAGCCGATGAGTGCACCTGGTTCGGCAAGGGTAACATCGGCCAGCATGGCAAATGAGGCTGTTACGCCCCCGGTGGTAGGATCGCAGAGGACTATGAAGAAGGGTACGCCAGCCTTGTCGAGCTCTGCAGCGGCACTCGAAGTCTTTGCCATTTGCAAAAGGGAGAAAATGCCTTCCTGCATGCGTGCGCCTCCTGAAGTAGTGTAAATTACCACAGGTAGTTTTTCTTCCGCTCCCTTGAGCATGGCGCGGCTTACTTTTTCCCCTACTACAGAACCCATGGAACCGCCCATGAAGTTGAAGGACATAAGGCCAAGTATGAGGGGCTTCCCTTCTATGGTGCATGTACCGGTGATGACTGCATCTTTCATCTGGGCTTTGGCTTCGGCCTCTGAAAGTTTTTCCTCGTAGCCCAAAAGATCTATTGGGTTGAGGGAACTGAGGTTGGCTGAAAATTCCCTGAAACTTTCGGGATCGATAAGGTAGCGCATGCGTTCATTCGGCTCCATGCGGTAATGATACCCGCAGCCAGGGCAGGTCTTGAGATTTTCTGCTATAGCAGAGCTGTCTTGAGGAATACCGCATCCTGGGCATACAGAAGTTGCATCAGCGGACATTTTCTACCTCCTCGGCAATGGATTTGTAATAGGAAGTTCCGAAATTGCCGGAACGGAATACGCTATCGTTGATGATCCATTGCTGCTGCGCTTTATTCGTGATTAAACCTTCAATGATCAACTCGTCCAAGGCCCTGTTCATGCGGGCTATGGCAAGGTCCCGTTTTTCATCGTGAACTATGAGCTTGGCCACCATGGAATCATAATGCGGAGGGACCACGCATCCATTGTACAAAAATGAATCGAACCTGACACCGGGTCCTCCGGGGACTTCGAGGCGTGTAACTATCCCGGGGCTTGCGGCGTTGATCCTGCATTCGATGGCCCAGCCCCGTATGGGGAGGGTTCCTGCTTTTATTTCCATGCGGTTTTCGGTACAGGAAAGTATTTGCTGGCGTATTATGTCGGTACCGGTAACAAATTCGCTCACCGGGTGTTCTACCTGGACCCGGGCGTTTACCTCCATAAAATAAAAGCTGTCATCTTCCACAAGGAATTCTATGGTACCGGCGCCGCGATAGTTCAATTCTTTAAAAAGATTGATGGCCCCCGATGCCATTCGATTCCGCATTTCGTCATTTACCCCCGGGGAAGGGCTTTCTTCAATAAGCTTCTGATGATTTTTTTGCACCGAACAGTCCCGCTCGCCAAGAACCGCAACATTGCCTTTGCCGTCCGCAAGAATTTGAAGTTCCACGTGCCGGGGATTTTCAAGATAGCGTTCAATAAAAACCCTGCCGTCTGAAAAATTGGATTCAGCTTCGCGGCTTGCGATTGAGAGATTTTCCGCGAGTTCAGCTTCGGAACGCACTATCCTCATGCCCTTGCCACCGCCGCCCGCCGCAGCTTTTATAATTATGGGGAAGCCTAATTGTTTTACTGCTTTTAATCCGTCTGCCGCATTGGCAACTGCATCTTTAGTACCGGGAGTAATGGGGATGCCGAATTTTTGAGCGGTACTGCGGGCAATGACTTTATCCCCCAGGAGATCAATGGTCTCCGCCTCGGGGCCTATAAAGAGGAGGCCTTTGTCTGTTGCAAGTTTTGCGAATTCGGCGTTCTCCGAAAGGAAGCCTACGCCGGGGTGTATGGCATCGCAGCCGGTGTTAATGGCCGCCATGATAAGGTTGCTGCGCACCAGGTAACTTTGGGAAGAAGGGGGAGGGCCTATGCACACGGCTTCGTCAGCGAGCCTTACATGGAGGCTGTCTTTGTCGGCAGTGGAATAGACCGCCACGGTTTTTATGCCCATTTCCCTACAGCAGCGTATGATGCGGACTGCAATTTCTCCCCTGTTGGCAATGAGGAGTTTCTTCAGGTTTTTCAACCTATCCCCCTAGAGCCGTTTGACCGTAAAGAGGGCCTGGCCGTATTCAACCAGATCCCCGCTCGAAGCGTGGGTCTTGATAATCTCGCAGTCGAATTCGGCTTCAAGGTGGTTCATCATTTTCATTGCTTCGAGAATGCAGAGAGTGGCGCCGGCTTTTACCTTTGTGCCGGGGCTGACAAAGGCTGGAGAGTCAGGGCTGGCTGAAGCGTAAAAGGTTGCCACAATGGGGCTGGTGATTTTTTCGCCTTCGGACAAGGTTTCGACTTTGCCCACCGGGATAGCAAGATGGACAGGACCTTCTGCTGTACCGGGAACTAGCGGAGCTGCCTGAGGGTTTGCAACACCGGAGGTGAAGGCGATTTCTTTGCGCAATATCAAATGGGAAGTGCCATCATTGAGATCCAGCTCCGCGATTGATGAAGAGCTGAATTTGTCTACCAGGGTGAGTATTTGTTTTTCGTTCATAAGTCGCTCCCCGAAGGATCTACATCCGCTTCATAATCTACACCGGCTACATCAAAGCCGTGGGCTTCAAGAAAATCGTGTTTGAATCCAGCCACATCAGTAGCGGAAAAAACATTTTCATCTGTAACGATATCCATGCGGTTGAGAGTTTCCTTCTGCACATCTTCGCGCATTTCCCAGTCGTCGATGCGTATTCTCCCTTCGCTGTCAACGGGGACTTTTTTGGGATTGGAGATTGCGTCGGCGGTATAGAGGCGATCGCAATAGAGACGGGCTATCTGCTCAATGCAGCCTTCGTGGATGCCTTTTTCCTTCATCACTTTGAAGAGGCAGGAGACATAGAAAGGGATAATCGGGATCACCGCGCTAGCCCTTGTTACCAATGCCTTATTTACCGATATCCATGCCCCTGCCAGTTGACCGGAACCCGCAGGACCGAAATTTTTATTGATTTCTTTGCATGCCCTTTCGAGATCTTCCTTGGCTTTGCCTATAGTTCCGTTTTTGTAAATGGCCCAGGAAAGTTCAGGGCCTATGTAGGTGTAGGCAATGGTTCTGGCAGCAGGGGCAAGTATGCCTTCTTTTGCAAGGGCTTCGATCCAGAGTTCCCAATCCTCACCGCCCATAACTTTAATAGTGTTGGCAATTTCTTCATCTGTGGCGGGTTCTGCCCCTGCGGTGGAAAAAGCGCCGGTCATCATGTCCAGGGTTTTACCGGAATAGGTTTTACCTATGGGTTTAATAACCGAGCGGTGCATAATCCCTGTTTTGGGATCAGTACGTACCGGTGAAGCAAGCGAATAAATGATGAGATCGATTTTGGCCGGGATGCCTGCCGCAGCGGCAGCTTCTTTTACCGCATTGACCGTCCGGGTTTTCATCTCATTGGAGAAGGCGTCGCCGTCAAGGGTTTTGGAAACGAGGCCTGCTTTGGCAGCTTCCTTGTCAAAGGCGAGGTTGTTATAATAGCCTGGGGTTCCGGGTTTTGATTCGCTGGCGGGCTTTTCAAAGGAGATGCCCACAGTAACTGCGCCGTAACCAAAAGCTACGGCAATTCTGCTTGCAAGACCGTAACCTGTGGAGCAGCCAATTACCAGCGCCAGTTTCGGGCTTCCTGTGAGGGCGGTTTTCCCCGCTTCAACGGGGTTCTTGCCGCCTGCGAGTTTTTCTTTGATGTAGCTGATTTCCTGCCTTACCGTGGCAGCGCAACCCTTTGGGTGGCTGTTAATGCAAATACTGTTTCTTACCATTGGTTTTATGATCATATTGTTTCCTTTGATACCAGGCAGAGCCATTCGGCTTCTGCGGCTAGTTCGTCGCCTACATAGGCTTTACCGGCCTGTTTAATCATTTTGGGCGAAACCCTCAGGTTTTCAATTTCGCAGCGGACCTTGTCGCCCGGGCGCACCTGGCGGCGGAATTTTACTTTATCTACCGAAGCGAGAAAGAAGAGGGTATCTCCACCCATGATCCCGAGCTTTCGCAAGCCTGCCCCGCCTGACTGGGCCATGGTTTCTACAAGGATTACTCCGGGAACCACAGGGTACTCCGGGAAATGGCCTGCAAAGAAAAATTCTTTTTCTGTGAACACATGGGAGGCTGTAATTCTTTCTTTATCTGCGCTGATAATTTCATCAACAAAAAGAAAGGGCGTCCTGTGGGGGAGCAGTTCTTCAATTTCTTTACTCATTTTATTTTCCTTCCTGGCTATACTTTTTAAAAACCACAACGCCGTTATGACCGCCAAAGCCGAGGGAACCTGAGGCTGCCGC is drawn from Leadbettera azotonutricia ZAS-9 and contains these coding sequences:
- the fabV gene encoding enoyl-ACP reductase FabV; the encoded protein is MIIKPMVRNSICINSHPKGCAATVRQEISYIKEKLAGGKNPVEAGKTALTGSPKLALVIGCSTGYGLASRIAVAFGYGAVTVGISFEKPASESKPGTPGYYNNLAFDKEAAKAGLVSKTLDGDAFSNEMKTRTVNAVKEAAAAAGIPAKIDLIIYSLASPVRTDPKTGIMHRSVIKPIGKTYSGKTLDMMTGAFSTAGAEPATDEEIANTIKVMGGEDWELWIEALAKEGILAPAARTIAYTYIGPELSWAIYKNGTIGKAKEDLERACKEINKNFGPAGSGQLAGAWISVNKALVTRASAVIPIIPFYVSCLFKVMKEKGIHEGCIEQIARLYCDRLYTADAISNPKKVPVDSEGRIRIDDWEMREDVQKETLNRMDIVTDENVFSATDVAGFKHDFLEAHGFDVAGVDYEADVDPSGSDL
- a CDS encoding acetyl-CoA carboxylase biotin carboxylase subunit gives rise to the protein MKNLKKLLIANRGEIAVRIIRCCREMGIKTVAVYSTADKDSLHVRLADEAVCIGPPPSSQSYLVRSNLIMAAINTGCDAIHPGVGFLSENAEFAKLATDKGLLFIGPEAETIDLLGDKVIARSTAQKFGIPITPGTKDAVANAADGLKAVKQLGFPIIIKAAAGGGGKGMRIVRSEAELAENLSIASREAESNFSDGRVFIERYLENPRHVELQILADGKGNVAVLGERDCSVQKNHQKLIEESPSPGVNDEMRNRMASGAINLFKELNYRGAGTIEFLVEDDSFYFMEVNARVQVEHPVSEFVTGTDIIRQQILSCTENRMEIKAGTLPIRGWAIECRINAASPGIVTRLEVPGGPGVRFDSFLYNGCVVPPHYDSMVAKLIVHDEKRDLAIARMNRALDELIIEGLITNKAQQQWIINDSVFRSGNFGTSYYKSIAEEVENVR
- a CDS encoding class II aldolase/adducin family protein, with amino-acid sequence MNNEGYVKYSAIHTPGSAMEPPLWKNLNNVRTKLHDLNLVGARLDGIGFGNVSIRTEGNQFFISGTSTGADKVLTADKYCLVTSVDIAANSIASTGPIQASSESMTHGAIYESCQEAKSVIHIHDRKIFDGMLKDKFPATPASAEYGSPEIAMAIAQTINDLRKPEGIIALAGHDEGVIAYSSSPEKAFDLIQAFYNKYH
- a CDS encoding acetyl-CoA carboxylase carboxyltransferase subunit alpha, coding for MEIQAIEKKVAELKKLIKESGLNLSEELELLETKIQASSKTETAWKRVELARHPDRPYSMDYINRIFRDFTELHGDRAFGDDPAMIGGLAFLDGRPVTIIANQKGRSLKENMHRNHGMANPEGYRKALRLAKEAEKFHRPVITFVDTAGAYPGLGAEERGIGEAIARNLRDFSQLKTPLVCVIIGEGGSGGALGLCVGDKIYMLENAIYSVISPEGCASILLRDAGRAKDAAAMFRITSSDLLDFNVINGVITEPPGGAQTDPNASAAAIKKILLKDIKDLSGRNPSVLVRYRNLKIRKIGHWNEG
- the accD gene encoding acetyl-CoA carboxylase, carboxyltransferase subunit beta is translated as MSADATSVCPGCGIPQDSSAIAENLKTCPGCGYHYRMEPNERMRYLIDPESFREFSANLSSLNPIDLLGYEEKLSEAEAKAQMKDAVITGTCTIEGKPLILGLMSFNFMGGSMGSVVGEKVSRAMLKGAEEKLPVVIYTTSGGARMQEGIFSLLQMAKTSSAAAELDKAGVPFFIVLCDPTTGGVTASFAMLADVTLAEPGALIGFAGPRVIEGTIRQSLPEGFQRAEFQLEKGFVDMIVSRKDQRKIISRLIDLHKEQ
- the fabZ gene encoding 3-hydroxyacyl-ACP dehydratase FabZ, with the protein product MSKEIEELLPHRTPFLFVDEIISADKERITASHVFTEKEFFFAGHFPEYPVVPGVILVETMAQSGGAGLRKLGIMGGDTLFFLASVDKVKFRRQVRPGDKVRCEIENLRVSPKMIKQAGKAYVGDELAAEAEWLCLVSKETI
- the mtnA gene encoding S-methyl-5-thioribose-1-phosphate isomerase — its product is MNVNGKRYRTIWLKESDPSIVQIINQQVLPFKFEILDLKTVEDIRRAIKDMYIRGAGLIGAAAAYGMYLAALEADESNFDQQLQASAEVLKKTRPTASNLARAVDIMLAKLLRSNADLLQKRENARLEAQVIADSDADSCRNIGLHGLEAIKAISSKRNGEAVNILTHCNAGWLAFVDYGSALSPVYAAFDAGIKVHVWVDETRPRNQGASLTAWELCGHGVPHDLVPDNAGGHMMQHGLVDMVITGADRVTRKGDSANKIGTYLKALAAKENNVPFYIALPSSTFDFKMRDGIKEIPIEERDAAEVRFMSGKTANGLIETVQICPDTTPARNWGFDVTPNRYITGLITERGICPASEQGISSLYPEEINEQ
- the mtnP gene encoding S-methyl-5'-thioadenosine phosphorylase — encoded protein: MAVIGIIGGSGLDNPDIFSNSRDEIFPTPYGDPSSPLKRGSIGDIEVILLARHGREHTIPPTQVNFRANIAALKSAGCTHILATTAVGSLREEIHRGDLIVIDQFIDFTKQRKMSFYESFEPQKVIHCPMADPYDIRLRKLLVEGCVSQKYAFHNKGTVVTIEGPRFSTRAESQMFRAWGADIINMSISTETVLANEIGIPYAAIAMSTDYDSWRIDEEPVTWEAISKVFAENAARVTNLLREVIPKI
- the accB gene encoding acetyl-CoA carboxylase biotin carboxyl carrier protein, which translates into the protein MNEKQILTLVDKFSSSSIAELDLNDGTSHLILRKEIAFTSGVANPQAAPLVPGTAEGPVHLAIPVGKVETLSEGEKITSPIVATFYASASPDSPAFVSPGTKVKAGATLCILEAMKMMNHLEAEFDCEIIKTHASSGDLVEYGQALFTVKRL